One part of the Vicia villosa cultivar HV-30 ecotype Madison, WI linkage group LG6, Vvil1.0, whole genome shotgun sequence genome encodes these proteins:
- the LOC131612427 gene encoding two-component response regulator 24-like — MFIFHFLYSSLVSSKSGERVSISRREKVAISISSKKKNRMTSLENFTSKLTALVVDDTEIIRKIHQKMLNSLGVKSEGAKNGKEALEIHSYGKKFDLILMDKDMPIMNGLEATKALRAMGICSTIVGVSSHSMEEEIVKFMEAGLDEYQEKPLNKVKLNSILDKIKHNLMSN; from the exons ATGTTCATTTTTCATTTCCTATACTCATCATTAGTCTCATCAAAATCTGGAGAAAGAGTTTCTATATCCAG ACGTGAAAAAGTTGCGATATCGATATCTTCTAAAAAGAAAAATCGAATGACATCGCTTGAAAACTTTACATCCAAGTTAACAGCACTTGTTGTAGATGACACTGAAATCATTCGAAAAATTCATCAAAAGATGTTGAATAGTTTAGGAGTGAAAAGTGAAGGTGCGAAAAATGGAAAAGAAGCACTTGAAATTCATAGCTATGGCAAAAAATTTGACCTAATTCTCATGGATAAAGATATGCCTATCATGAATGGTCTTGAG GCAACAAAGGCACTTCGTGCAATGGGAATTTGTAGCACTATTGTTGGAGTGTCATCACATTCAATGGAAGAGGAAATAGTCAAGTTTATGGAAGCAGGACTAGATGAGTATCAAGAGAAGCCTTTGAACAAAGTGAAACTCAATTCTATTCTTGACAAGATCAAACACAATCTCATGTCCAATTGA